One region of Methanobacterium formicicum DSM 3637 genomic DNA includes:
- a CDS encoding STAS domain-containing protein — MEITTKTVNEVEIVFLNGRLDAYNSNLVEKKLDELINAGKIKMVADLSGVKYISSSGLRVMLSSLKKLNKLGGTLKLSSLQPYVMEIFEIAGFTQLFQIYDEKEEAITSF; from the coding sequence ATGGAAATCACAACAAAAACAGTAAATGAAGTGGAAATAGTGTTCTTAAATGGTAGGTTGGATGCCTATAATTCCAATTTGGTTGAAAAAAAGTTGGATGAACTTATTAACGCAGGTAAAATTAAAATGGTAGCTGATCTTTCTGGAGTGAAGTATATAAGCAGCTCAGGACTAAGGGTGATGCTTTCATCCCTTAAAAAGTTGAATAAATTGGGTGGCACTCTTAAACTATCATCCCTGCAACCCTACGTTATGGAAATCTTTGAAATTGCTGGTTTTACACAACTATTCCAGATTTACGATGAAAAAGAGGAAGCCATTACTAGTTTCTAA
- a CDS encoding SpoIIE family protein phosphatase, which produces MEPLSIILFTDLIEKVCVIFVMAYLLTRLKYFTEVLEGKLTIKNQIILILIFGGISIYGSYSGVDLFGAIANVRDLGPMVAGLVGGPIVGLGAGLIGGLHRMTMEGFTSFPCSLSTILAGLFAGIIYLANRKRFIGIWGAVLFSVLFETFHMILVLIMASPYAQALQVVESLYIPMILANAVGMFIFAFMISNLIKERATKRERDKLSAQLERRKKELEIAKQIQESFLPHTIPFIENYDLAASSIPAQEVGGDFYDFIPISKEQIGLTIGDVSGKGIPAALFMAFSRTLLRAKACRNPGVGRMIESVNNFINEEPHSNMFVTLFYSILDTFHNKLTFVNAGHNPPLLLRNENEEIIRLSTGGVVLGAMKGLKMAEKTIDLCPGDLLVLYTDGVTEAINQQEDQFGEERLIKIIMDNNDLSSDDLKNLIIDQVYDFASGTPQADDITLMVLRRML; this is translated from the coding sequence ATGGAACCCCTGAGCATAATCCTTTTTACTGATCTGATAGAGAAAGTCTGTGTTATATTTGTGATGGCTTACCTGTTGACCCGTCTGAAATATTTCACCGAAGTCCTTGAGGGTAAATTGACCATTAAAAATCAGATAATACTTATTTTAATATTTGGTGGTATATCCATCTACGGATCCTATTCAGGGGTGGATTTATTTGGGGCAATTGCCAATGTCCGTGATCTGGGCCCCATGGTTGCGGGGCTGGTTGGAGGGCCAATTGTAGGTTTAGGTGCAGGGTTAATCGGAGGTTTGCATCGCATGACCATGGAGGGATTCACCTCCTTTCCATGTTCATTATCCACCATCCTGGCTGGATTGTTTGCAGGTATCATCTACCTCGCCAACCGAAAACGTTTCATTGGCATTTGGGGGGCAGTTTTATTCTCCGTTTTATTTGAGACATTCCACATGATCCTGGTGCTCATAATGGCATCACCATATGCTCAGGCCCTGCAAGTGGTTGAAAGCCTTTACATACCCATGATACTGGCTAATGCAGTGGGAATGTTCATTTTCGCTTTTATGATATCCAACCTCATAAAGGAACGTGCAACTAAAAGAGAACGTGATAAGCTCTCAGCTCAACTTGAAAGAAGGAAAAAGGAGCTGGAAATAGCTAAACAAATTCAGGAAAGTTTTCTACCCCATACCATACCATTTATTGAAAATTATGACCTGGCTGCTAGCAGCATCCCAGCCCAGGAGGTTGGGGGTGACTTTTATGATTTCATACCCATTTCTAAGGAACAAATCGGCCTTACCATTGGGGATGTTTCTGGTAAAGGAATTCCTGCAGCCCTTTTCATGGCATTTTCACGCACCCTCCTCCGTGCCAAAGCCTGCCGCAACCCGGGAGTGGGAAGGATGATAGAAAGCGTTAATAACTTCATTAATGAAGAACCCCACTCTAACATGTTCGTAACCCTGTTTTACAGTATTCTGGATACTTTCCATAACAAACTCACCTTTGTAAATGCAGGTCACAACCCCCCACTACTTCTAAGAAATGAAAATGAGGAAATCATCCGATTAAGTACTGGGGGAGTTGTTTTAGGAGCTATGAAGGGCCTTAAAATGGCTGAAAAAACTATAGATCTCTGTCCAGGGGATCTCCTGGTTTTATACACCGATGGGGTTACAGAGGCCATTAACCAGCAGGAGGACCAGTTCGGTGAGGAACGATTGATTAAAATTATAATGGATAATAATGATCTGTCTTCTGATGATCTGAAGAATCTTATTATTGATCAGGTTTATGATTTTGCCTCTGGCACACCCCAGGCCGATGATATCACCCTCATGGTCCTGAGGCGGATGTTATGA
- a CDS encoding ATP-binding protein: protein MDDEFELQVKADLENLSIIADFTTVSAGKLGLNDKGVFQLQLAVDEAASNIILHGYTHQTGPIHLTICKEKNNIIIRIEDRGEPFNPLKVLKPDLGAPLEERSPGGLGIHFLKTMTDRVHYQFKDGKNILTLVKTID from the coding sequence ATGGATGATGAATTCGAACTTCAGGTAAAAGCAGATCTAGAAAACCTGTCCATTATAGCTGATTTTACCACTGTGAGTGCCGGTAAACTGGGTTTAAATGATAAAGGCGTATTTCAACTCCAACTAGCAGTGGATGAAGCTGCATCCAACATCATCCTGCATGGTTACACACACCAAACTGGCCCCATCCACCTCACCATCTGTAAAGAAAAAAATAATATTATAATCAGGATTGAAGACAGGGGAGAACCTTTCAATCCCCTTAAAGTTCTTAAACCAGATCTAGGAGCACCTCTTGAAGAAAGATCTCCAGGAGGCCTGGGCATTCATTTCCTGAAAACCATGACTGACCGTGTTCATTACCAGTTTAAAGATGGAAAGAATATTCTTACCCTGGTTAAAACTATTGATTAA